The Dissulfurirhabdus thermomarina DNA window TGGGGCTGAAACCCACCTACGGGCGGGTCTCCCGTTTCGGCCTCGTGGCCTTCGCCTCCTCCCTGGACCAGGTGGGCCCCATCACCCGGGACGTCACCGACGCGGCCCTCCTCCTGAATGCCATCGCCGGCCACGACCCGGCGGATTCCACCTCGGTACCCCGCGAGGTGCCGGACTACACCCGGGCCCTCGTGGAGGGGATGGACGGGGTGAGGGTGGGGCTCCCGCGCCAGTTCTTCGTGGCCGGGCTCGACCCCGAGCTGGAGGCGGCGGTCCGGGCCGGGGTGCGGGCCCTGGAGGAGCGGGGCGCCCAAGTGGTGGAGGTGGACCTGCCGCACAACGAGTACGCCGTGGCCGCCTACTACCTCGTGGCCCCCGCCGAGGCCTGCTCCAATCTTTCCCGCTACGACGGGGTCCGCTACACCTACCGCGCCGCCGAGGCCGGCAACCTCATCGAGATGTACAAGCGAAGCCGGTCCGAGGCCTTCGGGCCCGAGGTCAAGCGCCGCATCATGATCGGGACCTACGCCCTCTCGGCCGGCTACTACGACGCCTTCTACAAGAAGGCCTCCCAGGTCCGGACCCTCATCGTGGAGGACTTCGCCCGGGCCTTCGAGGCCTGCGACGTGATCGCCGCCCCCGTCACCCCCACCCCGGCGTTTCGTATCGGGGAGCGGGTGGGCGATCCCCTCCAGATGTACCTCTCCGACATCTTCACCATCTCGGTGAACCTCGCCGGCATCCCGGGGATGTCGGTCCCCTGCGGCCGGACCGGTGCCGGCCTCCCCGTGGGGCTCCAGCTCATGGCCCCCTACTTCGGGGAGGACCGCCTCTTCCGGGCCGCCTACAACCTGGAGCGGGCCCTGGGGCCGGGAGGCGCCCCGCCTCTCTGAGGGGAGGAGGCATGCAGCGCATCTCCATCGCACAGGCCGGGCCGGGCATGGTGACCGCCAAGGACGTGCTCGCCCCGGACGGGCGTGTCCTCTGCGGCCCCGGGGTCACCCTCACCGCCGAGATCATCGAGCGCCTGGCCCGCTCGGGCGTCACGGTCCTCACCGTGGAGGGCCGGCCGGTCAAGGTGCCCGGCGAGAAGTCGCTCAAGGAGCGCCTCCGCGACCTCGACGCCCGTTTCGCCCGTGTCAAGGACGACCCGGTCCTCGTGGCCCTCATGAAGCTCATCGCCCAGCACTGGATCGAGGAGGAACGGGGCCCGGCCCGGCCGGCCGGCGGCCCGACGCCGGCGCCATGACCGTCTCCGAGGAACGTGTCCAGGCCATCCGGCACCGCCTCAAGGAGGTCCAGTCCCTCCCCACGCTGCCGCCCATCGTCTCGAAGCTCAACCGGATGGTGGAGGACGAGGAGGTCACCGCCGAGCAGCTCGGCCGGGTGATCGAGAAGGACCAGGTCCTCACCAGCAAGCTGCTCAAGATGGTGAATTCGTCCTTCTTCGGGTTCCCCCAGCGGATCAGCACCGTCTCCAACGCCATCGTCCTCCTGGGTTTCAACGTCATCAAGACCCTCATCGTCACCTCCTCCATCTTCGAGGTGATGCAGGAGAGTGACGTGGGGCTCTGGGAGCACTCCCTCGGCTGCGCCACCGCCGCGGGCATCCTGGCCCGCCGCCGCGGCGTCAAGAACCCGGAGGAGATCTCCACCGCCGGCCTCATCCACGATCTCGGCAAGATCGTGGTCCGCTCCGAGCTGCCCGAGGACTACGCCCGGGTCCAGGACCTCGTGGCCGCCCGGCAGGTGGCCATGCGGGAGGCCGAGCTGGAGGTCCTGGGCGTGGGCCACGGGGAGATCGGCGGCTGGCTGGCCCGCCAGTGGAACCTCCCCGACCGGCTGGTCCGGCCCATCGAGGCCCACCACCACCCGGAGACGGCCGGGGAGTTCCGCGAGCTGGCGGCCATCGTCCACTTCGCCGACATCCTGGTCCGGGCCGTGGGGTTCGGCTTCGGCGGCGACCCGTGGGTGCCGCCCCTCGACCACGAGGCCTGGGAGCGGATCAAGTTCGGCCGGAGCGTCGCCCGAGAGATCCTGGCGGAGCTGGACGACAAGCTCCTGGAGCTCCAGGACTTCACCATGGAGATCCAGCGCATCGGGGAGGACTAGCCGCCGTGGCCCGCATCGCCCTGGTGACCCGCGGGTTCATGGCCAGCCTCGACGAGCGGCTCTGCCTGGAGTCCATGGGTCACAAGGTGGCCCTCCACGCCGACCTCGCCCGGGCCCTCGACAACATCCTGAACGATCCCCCCGACCTCCTGATGCTCGAGAAGGGGCTGGCGGAGGGGGTGGAACTGGACATCATCCGCTCCCTGAAGGAGAACCTCCAGCTGGCCTTCCTCCCCATCCTCCTGGTGGTGGAGCGCATGGAGCTGGCCGTGGGCCTCGACTGGGACGCCTACGCCGTGGACGACATTCTCTCGGCCAAGGCCACCGTGGAGGAGGTGATCGCCCGGGTGGAACTCGCCCTGGCCCGCATGCGGCGGGTGGCGGACAACAACCCCCTGACCAAGCTGCCGGGCAACTCCTCCATCCTGAAGACCATCCAGGGCGTCCTGGACGCCGGGGCCCCCATGGCCGTGGGCTACGTGGACATCGACAACTTCAAGCCCTACAACGACCGCTACGGCTTCTCCCGGGGCGACGAGGTCATCCGGATGCTGGCGCGGATCCTGGTGAACGTGGTGGACGAGGCCGCCGGAGAAGACGGGTTCGTGGGCCACGTGGGCGGTGACGACTTCGTCTTCGTGGTGCCGCTGGAGGCCGCCGAGCGGGTCTGTCGCGAGACGATCCGGAACTTCGACCGCCTGATCCCCCTCTTCCTCGACGAGCCGGACCTCGAGGCCGGCTGCTTCGTGGCCGCCGACCGCCGGGGGAACCGGTGCGAGTTTCCCCTCACCAGCGTCTCCATCGCCGTGGTGGTGAACGCGGACGGGCGCTATTCCCACTACGGGGAGGTGGCCGCGGTGGCGGCCCAGCTCAAGAAGAAGGTCAAGGCGGAGACCGGGAGCGCTTACCTCGTGGACCGGCGCGTGGCGGACAACGGGCCGCCCCCGGCCTGACGCCCCCGCCACGCCCAGAGACCGATCCCCGCCGCCGCCATGGCGGCGCTCAGCACCTGCCCCATGGTGAGCCACCCGCCGTAGAGAAAACCGAGCTGCGGGTCCGGCTGGCGGAAGCATTCCCCCGCGATCCGGGCCGCCCCGTAGGCCGCGAGGAAGAGGGCGGTCTTGCGCCCCGCGGCCCAGGGCCGGTTTCGGAGGGGCCAGAGGAGGGCGAAGAGCAGGAGGCCCTCGAGGCCGGCCTCGTAGAGTTGCGAGGGGTGGCGGGGGACGAGGCCCCCTCCGGGAAAGACCATGGCCCAGGGGACGTCCGCCGGGCGCCCGTAGAGCTCGCCGTTGATGAAGTTGCCCAGCCGGCCGAAGAAGAGTCCCACGGGGGCCGTCACCGCCGCCCGGTCCGCCCAGGTCCAGAAGTCGGCCCCGTGCCGCCGAAGATACCACCACCCCAGGGCCAGGGTCCCCAGGAGGCCGCCGTGGAACGACATCCCGCCGTGCCAGATGGCCGGTATCTCCGCCGGGTGGGCGAGGTAGTAGCCGGGGTTGTAGAAGAGGACGTAGCCGAGGCGCCCGCCGAGGATCACCCCCAGGGCCAGGACGGCGATGAGACCGTCGAGGAGGTCGCCTTCCGCCCGGATCCGCGCCTCGGCCCCGGGCGCCGTGCCGGCCTGCTCCCGGATCTGGCGCCGGATGAGGAGGTAGGCTGCGGTGAGGCCGAGGACGTACATGAGGCCGTACCACCTTGGGGCGAAGGGGCCGAGGCGGAAGATGACGGGATCGATCTCGGGGTAGGGGATCATGATGGACTCTCAAAGGGCATCAGGGGACGGCCCAGCCAGGTGCGTTTCGTCGGGGCCCCGGGCCGGCGTCTTTTCCGGTCCTCCGGCACTTGCACGGGGTGGCCCGAGGGTGCGCGAAGCACCGCCCCGATCGACGCATCTTTGCAGGGGCATCACTTCTTGCCGGGTTCGTAACAAGGCTTCGGAGCGGATGGTAGTGGATGATATTACTTAAGAGCGCATGATGTAAGACGAAAAGGGGCTCTGGGTGGATGGCTCGGCAAAAATCGCCAAATGCACGGCGCGAGGATGTCGAGGGACGAGGCGTACCGAGCTCCGCCGCACTGACGAGAATATCCGAAGCAACGCTGCAGCCTGTGATTTTTTGCGACGCCATCAGACATTGCCCAGCAAAAGAAGCGAGCTTCAGAAGGAGTCCCGGGCTCCTTGACGCTTCGTGTGGATTTGGCCTTTCAGGGTCCAGACGTGCACGGAGGGGAAAGATTCGGTGCCTCGGTGGAAGCGCGGTGCCGCCGTCGCCTGCGGCAGGCGTTACTTTTCTTTGCGTGCCCAAAGAAAAGTAACCAAAAGAAAGGGCAGCCCACTGTAGCGCCCTGCCCCCGCCCCGCCTTGGCGGGGCGGGGGGCAGGGTCCCCTCGGCGTCTCGGCGGGGCCGGGCGCGACGAAAAATTCGCCCCGCTCCGCGGGGCTCGGACAATTCGTCGCGCTTCTTCCGGCCCACCATCGACGCCTTCGGCGCCACAGAGGGCGGGGGACAGCGATGGGCCGGAAGGCAATCCATTTCTCCCGGGGGTCCGGAGCGGAGAATTTTCTGATTGAAATGACCAGAGATAGAGCAAAAGGATGGCTCAGTAAAAATCGATGGCCTCGTAAAAAGGGTCTCTGGGTGGATGGCTCGGCAAAAATCGCCAAATGCACGGCGCGAGGATGTCGAGGGACGAGGCGTACCGAGCTTTGCCGCACTGACGAGGGTGCGCGAGGTACCGCCCCGATCGGCGCATCTTTGCAGGGGCATCACTTCTTGCCGGGTCTGCCTCGGAGGTGGTGGATGTCGACGATGCGCGGCCCCGGGCCCTTCCCGCCGGGCCCGTCGTCCGGCGGCTCCGGGCCCTCGCTGGGCGGCGGCCCCTTGGAGAGGATGGCCGCCCGGAGGGCCCGGTATTGTTCCGCCACGGCGGGGTTGATCTCGTCGCCCAGGACGAAGCAGGTGACGCGCGTCCGCTGGACCCGGATGGAAGAGGTGGCGAGCGCCGCCAGGAGGTGGGGGTGCACCACCGGCCCCCGCTCCGGGTCGTAGATCACCGCGCAGGGGAAGTGGAGGTCGAAGTAGGCGGCCTTCTCCAGGGCGAAGGCCGGGGTCTCCGTCTGCCGGTTGTAGCGGATCTCGCCCACGAGGGTGCCGAGGCCTTCGGCACAGATCAGGACCAGATCGCCTGCGTTCTGCTGGAGCTTCATGGTTCGGCCTCTGCGCGCTCGGCCTCCCGCTTCCGGCCCCGCCGGCCCCGGCGGCTCCGCCGCCGGCGGGGCTTGGCCGCCTTGGGCGGGCGCTCTGCGGTGTCGCGGTGGGGGGCGTCCCCCACGGGGGGCTCGCCGTGGGCGTCCCGGACGGCGTTGAAGAGGCGCAGCGCCGCCGGGTAGCTCGCCTTGTTCCAGACCCGCTTGGGCCAGCTGCCCCTTTCGAGGCAGAGCCGGATGGCCCACTGGCTGGCCAGGATCTGCGCCGCCGCGTCCCGGGTGGCCTTCCGGAAGTCGTAGGGCGCCAGGACCTCCTCGAGGAGGGCGCGGGTCTCGTGGGTGGGCCAGCGCAGGCGCTCGGACGCCAGGGCCGCCCACTCCGGGCGGTGGTGCATCGCCGGGAAGGCGAAGAGGGCCACGAGCTCCGGCTCGGCGGGTTCGTCCCCCGATCGGATGCGCGTGTCCAGGTGGGCGAGGAGGTGGAGGAGGAGGTGTCGGACGTCGCCGCTGCGGTCGTCCTCCAGGGCCGGGGCATAGCCGGGGAAGACGGCGGTGAAGAGCCCGCTCTCCAGCATGAGCCGGGCCCAGGCCGCCGCCGACCCGCTCCTGAGGTCCTTCAGCCACTCGTCCCGAACCCGGGGCACGGCACAGAGGCGGATCTCCTCGCGGTGGCGGCCGATGGCCGCCCAGGTGGCCGGTTCCACGGTGAAGCCGGCGCGGGCGGCGTGGCGGATGGCCCGGAGCATCCGGACCGGGTCGCGGGCGAAGCGCACGTCCGGGTCGCCGATCACCCGGATGAGGCCCCGCCGGAGGTCCTCCATGCCGCCCACGTAGTCGATGACGCTGAAGTCGGCGATGTTGTAGAAGAGGCCGTTGATGGTGAGGTCCCGACGGAAGGCGTCTTCCTCCGGGGTGCCGTAGAGGTTTTCGTCCCGGGGGGGCGGGGCGCCGCCGTCGGCGTTCACGGTGGCGCTCGAGGGGGCGTCCTCGTCCGCCCGGCGCCGGAAGGTGGAGACCTCGATGACCTTGCCGCCCCGGAAGTAGACGTGCACCAGGCGGAAGCGGCGGCCGATGATCCGGCTGTGCCGGAAGAGCTTGCGGACCTCCTCGGGCCGGGCGTTGGTGCCCACGTCGAAGTCCTTCGGCTGCCGGCCGAGGAGGATGTCGCGGACGCTGCCCCCCACGAGGTAGGCGATGTAGCCGTGGTCCTTCAGGCGGTAGAGGACCTTCAAGGCCTCCCGGTCGATGTGCTTCCGGCTGACGCAGTGGTCCGGCCGGGGGATGATGGCGGGCGGGGGGCCGCCGGCGGGTGGGCGGACCTGGGGGCGCCCGCGCCGGGGCCTTCCGGCCTTTTTCGGGGTGGGGGTGCGTTCTGGCATCTCAGGCGGGGTTCTTGAACCGGGAGGGATCGATTCCGTACTTGTGGATCTTGTAGTTGATGATGCGGAGGCTGGTGTCGAGGAGGGCCGCCGCCCGTGTCTGGTTGCCGCGGCTCTCCTTGAGGGCCTCCTCGATGAGTTCCTTCTCGAAGGCCGCCACCGCATCGGCCAGGGAGGGGGCGCGGCGGCCGGAGCCGGGGGCGCTGGCGGCGGTCTGGAGGGTGGGCGGCAGGTGGCGGGCGCGGATGACGTCTTCGTCGCAGACGAGCACCGCCCGCTCCATGCAGTTCTGGAGCTCCCGGACGTTGCCCGGCCAGTGGTACTGGACCAGGAGGTCGATGGCGGGGGAGGAGATCCGGTGGATGGCCTTCTCGTTCTCCCGGGCGAACTGGGCGAGGAAGTGCTCGGCCAGGAGCAGGATGTCCGTCCGGCGC harbors:
- the gatA gene encoding Asp-tRNA(Asn)/Glu-tRNA(Gln) amidotransferase subunit GatA, coding for MSELTELTIGQLHRRLRAREVSAVEVARAYLDRISAVDPKVGAYLTVTEELALAQAEAADRRLAEGRDVTPLTGVPLGIKDVLCTRGVRTTCASRMLERFVPPFNATVMDRLEAAGAVMLGKLNMDEFAMGSSTENSAFHVTRNPWDLERIPGGSSGGSAAAVAARTCAGSLGSDTGGSIRQPAAHCGVVGLKPTYGRVSRFGLVAFASSLDQVGPITRDVTDAALLLNAIAGHDPADSTSVPREVPDYTRALVEGMDGVRVGLPRQFFVAGLDPELEAAVRAGVRALEERGAQVVEVDLPHNEYAVAAYYLVAPAEACSNLSRYDGVRYTYRAAEAGNLIEMYKRSRSEAFGPEVKRRIMIGTYALSAGYYDAFYKKASQVRTLIVEDFARAFEACDVIAAPVTPTPAFRIGERVGDPLQMYLSDIFTISVNLAGIPGMSVPCGRTGAGLPVGLQLMAPYFGEDRLFRAAYNLERALGPGGAPPL
- the pcnB gene encoding polynucleotide adenylyltransferase PcnB encodes the protein MPERTPTPKKAGRPRRGRPQVRPPAGGPPPAIIPRPDHCVSRKHIDREALKVLYRLKDHGYIAYLVGGSVRDILLGRQPKDFDVGTNARPEEVRKLFRHSRIIGRRFRLVHVYFRGGKVIEVSTFRRRADEDAPSSATVNADGGAPPPRDENLYGTPEEDAFRRDLTINGLFYNIADFSVIDYVGGMEDLRRGLIRVIGDPDVRFARDPVRMLRAIRHAARAGFTVEPATWAAIGRHREEIRLCAVPRVRDEWLKDLRSGSAAAWARLMLESGLFTAVFPGYAPALEDDRSGDVRHLLLHLLAHLDTRIRSGDEPAEPELVALFAFPAMHHRPEWAALASERLRWPTHETRALLEEVLAPYDFRKATRDAAAQILASQWAIRLCLERGSWPKRVWNKASYPAALRLFNAVRDAHGEPPVGDAPHRDTAERPPKAAKPRRRRSRRGRRGRKREAERAEAEP
- a CDS encoding HDOD domain-containing protein, with amino-acid sequence MTVSEERVQAIRHRLKEVQSLPTLPPIVSKLNRMVEDEEVTAEQLGRVIEKDQVLTSKLLKMVNSSFFGFPQRISTVSNAIVLLGFNVIKTLIVTSSIFEVMQESDVGLWEHSLGCATAAGILARRRGVKNPEEISTAGLIHDLGKIVVRSELPEDYARVQDLVAARQVAMREAELEVLGVGHGEIGGWLARQWNLPDRLVRPIEAHHHPETAGEFRELAAIVHFADILVRAVGFGFGGDPWVPPLDHEAWERIKFGRSVAREILAELDDKLLELQDFTMEIQRIGED
- a CDS encoding GGDEF domain-containing protein, translated to MARIALVTRGFMASLDERLCLESMGHKVALHADLARALDNILNDPPDLLMLEKGLAEGVELDIIRSLKENLQLAFLPILLVVERMELAVGLDWDAYAVDDILSAKATVEEVIARVELALARMRRVADNNPLTKLPGNSSILKTIQGVLDAGAPMAVGYVDIDNFKPYNDRYGFSRGDEVIRMLARILVNVVDEAAGEDGFVGHVGGDDFVFVVPLEAAERVCRETIRNFDRLIPLFLDEPDLEAGCFVAADRRGNRCEFPLTSVSIAVVVNADGRYSHYGEVAAVAAQLKKKVKAETGSAYLVDRRVADNGPPPA
- the lgt gene encoding prolipoprotein diacylglyceryl transferase, which encodes MIPYPEIDPVIFRLGPFAPRWYGLMYVLGLTAAYLLIRRQIREQAGTAPGAEARIRAEGDLLDGLIAVLALGVILGGRLGYVLFYNPGYYLAHPAEIPAIWHGGMSFHGGLLGTLALGWWYLRRHGADFWTWADRAAVTAPVGLFFGRLGNFINGELYGRPADVPWAMVFPGGGLVPRHPSQLYEAGLEGLLLFALLWPLRNRPWAAGRKTALFLAAYGAARIAGECFRQPDPQLGFLYGGWLTMGQVLSAAMAAAGIGLWAWRGRQAGGGPLSATRRSTR